From Micromonospora carbonacea:
CGAACGTCTTGGCCAGCTCGGCCACCTCGTCGTCCGCCCCGGACCAGCCGATCCGCTGGTCGAGGGTGGCCTCGCCGAGGCGCTGGGCGGTGGCGGTGACCTGGTGCAGCGGGCGCAGCGCCCGGCCCGCCACCGCGTACGCGCCGGCCACCCCGACCACGCTGATCGCCAGCAACGCCAGCAGGCCCTTGACCAGCAGCTCCCGGGACGCGGCGTCGACGAGCTGCCGCTGCCACTCCCCCGCGTCCAGGGACCGGCCGTCGGCCAGCAGCACGGTGGTGCCGGGCAGCAGCTCGTCGGTGGGACGCAGCGCGTCGCGCACCAGCAGCCAGGCCAGCAGCACCAGGATCGTCCCGGCCCCCACCAGCAGCACCCCGTTGAGCAGGGTGAGCCGCAGCCGCAGGGTCGGCCGCAAACGGACGCTCACGCCAGCCCCTCGGCGGTGCGGTAGCCGGCGCCGACCACCGTCTCGATCAGCGGCGGGTCGCCGAGCTTGCGGCGCAGCGTCATCACGGTCACCCGGACGATGGTGGTGAACGGGTCGGTGTTGGCGTCCCAGACCCGCTCCAGCAGCTCCTCGCTGGAGACCACCGCGCCGCGCGCCTTGAGCAGCTCGGCCAACACCCCGAACTCCTTGTTGGTCAGGTCGACCGGCGCCCCGCCGCGCGTCACCACCCGGCGGGCCGGGTCGAGCACCAGGTCGGCGACGGCCAGCACGGGCGGGGCGGCCGGGGTGGCCCGCCGGCCCAGCGCCTGCACCCGGGCGACCAGCTCGTCGAAGGCGAACGGCTTGGGCAGGTAGTCGTCCGCGCCGAGCTGCAACCCCTCGACCCGGTCGGCGACGGTGCCGCTGGCGGTGAGCATGAGCACCCGGGTCAGCGTGCCGGAGGCGGCCAGCTCGGCGCAGATCTGGTCGCCGTGGACGCCGGGCAGGTCCCGGTCCAGCACCACCACGTCGTACCGGGTGACGAAGGCCATCTCGTGACCGCTGTCGCCGTCGTAGGCCACGTCGACGGCCATGCCGCGCTTGCGCAACCCCCGCGCGATCGCGTCGGCGAGGTTGCGCTCGTCCTCGACCACCAACACCCGCATACCCGCCTCCTCGCCGGCCGACCTCCCGACAACCTAGTGCCGGCCACCAAACCAGCCTCGCACCGCCGGCCGGACGGGCCGGTTCCGGGCGCGGCGGGGCCGTCAGGCGGGCAGCCGCCACCAGCCGTACGTGCCGGAGTGCCGGCGGCAGACGATGTCCCGGCCGTCGGCGGCGCAGTCGCCCGCCGCGCCGGGCAGCACGTCGCGCACCCGGGCCGCCGCCCCCGCCAGGTCCAGCTCGGCGACCACCAGGCTCCGGCCGTCGCGGTCGGCCCGGGTGCCGTAGTGCGGCCCGCCCGGGGTGCGGCTGAACGCCAGGTCCCAGCTCCCCAGGTCGGCGACCTCCCGCCCGGTGGCGGCATCCAGCACGCCGAGGTGGCTGGCCGTGCCGCCCGCCTGCTCGTCGGCGATCGCCAGGAGCCGGTCGCCGCGCACCGCGATGACCGTCTGCCAGCGGGGATTCGTCCACCGGATCCCGCCGGTCGCCGGGTCGAGCCCGGACAGGTCGAAGCCCCGGTACGCGTAGGCGCAGAGCACCGGCCCGCAGGCCCCCGCGTAGCCGAAGGTCGGCTGCTCCAGCGCCCAGCGCCGGTCCAGCGCGGCGAGCCCGTACGCGGTCACCCGCCGGACCTCGCCCTTGTCCTGCTCGAAGGCCAGCAGCAGGTCACCGGCGACCTCGACCTGGAGGTCCCCCCGCCAGCCGCCCGGCGGCGCGACGAGGCTCGCCCGCACCGCCCCGGAGGCCGTGTCGCGCAGCTCGATCCCGCCGGCGGCCGTGACCAGCGCCACCTGCTCGGCCGCCCCGTCCTCGTCGCGGTCGGCGAAGGCCGCCCACCCCAGGCGACCCGGCACCGACCACCGGAGGCGGCCCGACGTCGGGTCCACCGACCGCAGCTCGCCCCGCTCGATGTCGTCGCCGAGGAGCAGCAGCCCTCCGCCGGCCGCGAGCACCGGGTAGCCGGCCTGCTGCCAGCGCCGCTCGCCGGTCCCCGCGTCCACGGCGAGGGTCTGCACCCCGTCCGTCCGGTAGTCGACGAGCAGGGCGACGCCGCCCTGCTCCTGCACGCCGCCCAGCCGGCCGAGGCCCGGCACGACCGTGCGCCACAGCGTCCGCACGCCGGCCCCCGCGCCGGTGGGCGTCCCGTGGGCCGTCACCTCCCGGGCCCCGTCGGCGCCCGGCGCCCCCGGGTCCAGCAGGTAGACCCGGCCGTCGAGGACGACGACCTCGATGCCGAGCCGGCCGCCGAGCACCGCCGACGCGGGGCGCGCCACGGACGTCGACGAGGCCAGCAGAGACAGCGCGAGCAGGAGGGCCAACGTCACCCGCAGCGGCCGGCCCACCGCCCGGGGCGGCCGGGACGCCGACGCCGGTTCCCCGTCGCCGCGCACCTCGCCGAGGTCGATCAGCGTCACCCTCGCTCCTTCCCGGCCCGTGGCCGGCGCTGCGGCGGCGCGTCCCGCCGGGCCGCCGTGGGGCGCACCGGCCGACCGGGACCGCGCGCACGCGCCTGTACGATGGCGCGTCGTGGCCGTGCCGGTGGTAGATCCCTCGCTGAACTCCGACTCCGCACCCGTGGCGACGCGGGCCGCGTCGACCGGGCCCGGCGCGGCGGGCACAGGCACACCGCGCCGGCCCCGCTGGCGGCCGGCCCGCGCCGACCTGCTGGCCATCGGAGCGTACGTGCTCCTCGGCGTCCTCGTGTGCCTCAACTACTGGGGTGACGTCGAGCACCGCGTGTCGTCGCACCTGCCGACCGACCACAGCTGGTTCGAGTGGCTCTTCGCCCACGGCGCGTACTCGGTGCAGCACCTGGAGAACCCGCTCTTCTCCACCCGCCAGAACGCCCCGGACGGGGTGAACATGATGGCGAACACGTCGCTGCTCGGCGCGACCCTGCCGCTGGCGCCGGTGACGCTGCTGCTCGGCCCGCAGGTGACGTACGCCCTCTATCTGGGCGGGGCGCTCGCGGCGACGGCGGCCACCGCGTACTGGATGTTGTCGCGGCACCTGGTGCGCTCGCGCGCGGCGGCGTTCCTCGGCGGCGCGTTCCTCGGCTTCGCGCCCGGCATCGTGCACCACGCCAACGGGCAGCCCAACTTCGTCTCCAACTACCTGCTGCCGCTGATCGTGGCGCGGGTGCTGCTGCTGGGCGCGGCGGGGCGGAGCTGGCGGCGCGACGGGGTGGTGCTGGGGCTGCTGGTGGCGTACCAGATCTTCATCAACGAGGAGATGCTGCTGCTCACGGCGCTGGCCTGCCTCGTGGTCGTGCTCGCGTACGCGGCGCAGCGGCCCCGGGCGGCGTGGGCCCGCACCCGCGGTTTCCTGTCCGCGCTCGGCCTCGGCGGCGCGCTGGCGCTGCTGCTCACCGCGTACCCGATCTGGTTCCAGTTCAACGGCCCGCAGTCCTACCGGGGGTTGCAGGGCGGGGTGTTCCACAACTGGGGCGAGGACCTGGTGGCGTTCGTCACGTTCGCCCGGGACACCGTGGCCGGCGACGAGGCGGTGGAGAAGACCATCGGCCTCACCGAGCAGAACACCTGGTTCGGCTGGCCGCTGGTGCTGGTGGCGCTGGTCGCGCTGGCGCTGCTGGTGCGCCGGTCGCTGGCCGCCCGGATCGTCGCCGTGCTGGTGGTCGTGTTCACCGTCGCCTCGATCGGCCCGGTGGTGCGCTTCGACGGGGCGGAGACCACGATCGACGGGCCGTGGGCGTACATCCCGGACGACCTGCCGCTGGTGGAGATGATGATGCCCACCCGGCTGGCCCTGGTGGTGGCCGCCGCCGTCGGCGTGCTGCTCGCCCTGGCCTGGGACGCGCTGGCGCGCACCGCCCCGACCGGGACCGGGGCCGCCGGCCGGGCGGGCCGCTGGCTGCGCCCCGTCGGGTACGCGGCGCTGGCGCTCGCCGTGCTGCCGCTGGTCCCCCGGCCGCTGCCGGCCGAGCGGATCGACCCGCCGCCGCACTTCATCACCTCCGGCGGCTGGCGGCCGTACGTCCCGGCGGGCCGGACCCTGGTGCCGGTGCCGATCCCCAGCAACGTGCACGGCCTGCCCACGCTGCGCTGGAGCGCCCTGACCGGGCACGAGTTCCCGATCCCCGGCGGCTACTTCATCGGGCCCAACCCCGACGGCGAGGGCGTCTTCGGGGCCCCGAACCGCCCGACCAGCACCC
This genomic window contains:
- a CDS encoding PQQ-binding-like beta-propeller repeat protein; the encoded protein is MTLIDLGEVRGDGEPASASRPPRAVGRPLRVTLALLLALSLLASSTSVARPASAVLGGRLGIEVVVLDGRVYLLDPGAPGADGAREVTAHGTPTGAGAGVRTLWRTVVPGLGRLGGVQEQGGVALLVDYRTDGVQTLAVDAGTGERRWQQAGYPVLAAGGGLLLLGDDIERGELRSVDPTSGRLRWSVPGRLGWAAFADRDEDGAAEQVALVTAAGGIELRDTASGAVRASLVAPPGGWRGDLQVEVAGDLLLAFEQDKGEVRRVTAYGLAALDRRWALEQPTFGYAGACGPVLCAYAYRGFDLSGLDPATGGIRWTNPRWQTVIAVRGDRLLAIADEQAGGTASHLGVLDAATGREVADLGSWDLAFSRTPGGPHYGTRADRDGRSLVVAELDLAGAAARVRDVLPGAAGDCAADGRDIVCRRHSGTYGWWRLPA
- a CDS encoding response regulator transcription factor, which produces MRVLVVEDERNLADAIARGLRKRGMAVDVAYDGDSGHEMAFVTRYDVVVLDRDLPGVHGDQICAELAASGTLTRVLMLTASGTVADRVEGLQLGADDYLPKPFAFDELVARVQALGRRATPAAPPVLAVADLVLDPARRVVTRGGAPVDLTNKEFGVLAELLKARGAVVSSEELLERVWDANTDPFTTIVRVTVMTLRRKLGDPPLIETVVGAGYRTAEGLA